From a single Streptomyces sp. NBC_00237 genomic region:
- a CDS encoding LLM class flavin-dependent oxidoreductase, translating into MPATPLGVLDLVPIVSGSTAAEALHRSIDLARQTERFGYARYWFAEHHLNPGVAGTSPAVVLALTAAATSTIRLGSGAVQLGHRTALSTVEEFGLIDALHPGRLDLGLGRSGGRPPASTSPAPTTTPVVDGRTPNGLRIPPRFSFEHLIGSPRVALQRALLQQPHAESQDYGEQVDDILALLAGTYRSADGVEARAVPGEGADLQLWILGSSGGQSAEVAGRNGLRFAANYHVSPGTVLEAAEGYRAAFQPSEALHKPYVTVSADVVVAEDEGTARELATGYDLWVRSIRTAEGAIAYPTPDEARAHVWVEGDRGLVRDRVETRFVGTPGGVADDLARLQEATGADELLITTITHDHAARVRSYELLAAEWRTR; encoded by the coding sequence ATGCCCGCCACCCCGCTCGGAGTCCTCGACCTGGTGCCGATCGTGTCCGGTTCCACCGCCGCCGAGGCCCTGCACCGCTCCATCGACCTGGCCCGGCAGACCGAGCGCTTCGGTTACGCCCGCTACTGGTTCGCCGAACACCACCTCAACCCGGGCGTCGCCGGAACCTCTCCCGCCGTCGTCCTCGCCCTGACCGCCGCCGCGACCTCCACCATCCGCCTCGGCTCCGGCGCGGTCCAGCTCGGCCACCGCACCGCCCTGTCCACGGTCGAAGAGTTCGGCCTGATCGACGCGCTGCATCCCGGCCGGCTCGACCTGGGGCTCGGGCGCTCCGGCGGCCGCCCGCCCGCCTCCACCTCCCCGGCGCCCACCACGACCCCCGTCGTCGACGGCCGCACCCCGAACGGGCTGCGCATCCCGCCCCGCTTCTCCTTCGAGCACCTCATCGGCTCGCCCAGGGTCGCCCTCCAGCGTGCCCTGCTCCAGCAGCCGCACGCCGAGTCGCAGGACTACGGCGAGCAGGTCGACGACATCCTCGCGCTGCTGGCCGGTACCTACCGCTCCGCCGACGGCGTCGAGGCGCGTGCCGTGCCGGGCGAAGGCGCCGACCTCCAGCTCTGGATACTCGGCAGCAGCGGCGGCCAGAGCGCCGAGGTCGCCGGGCGCAACGGGCTGCGCTTCGCCGCGAACTACCACGTCAGCCCGGGTACGGTGCTGGAGGCCGCGGAGGGGTACCGGGCCGCGTTCCAGCCGTCCGAGGCCCTCCACAAGCCGTACGTCACCGTGTCGGCGGACGTGGTGGTCGCCGAGGACGAGGGCACGGCGCGCGAGCTGGCCACGGGGTACGACCTCTGGGTCCGCAGCATTCGTACGGCCGAGGGGGCGATCGCGTATCCGACGCCGGACGAGGCCCGTGCCCATGTCTGGGTGGAGGGGGACCGGGGGCTGGTCCGGGACCGGGTGGAGACGCGCTTCGTCGGCACTCCGGGTGGGGTCGCGGACGACTTGGCCCGCCTTCAGGAGGCGACGGGGGCGGACGAGCTCCTCATCACGACCATCACCCACGACCATGCGGCCCGCGTCCGCTCCTACGAACTCCTCGCGGCGGAGTGGCGTACGCGCTGA